TCGCTGCTGTAGGCAGTGCAACAAACCGACGTCAGTTGGGACGTCATTTTGGGGCCAAGTCAGGTTTCATCATAACGGTTCATATTTGCGAAATAATCTTTGCGTTTTGATATCTGTTGAGGTCGaatcaagaaaataatattGTTGAATGATCTTGTCACCAAGTCTTTCAATATTAACAATTCAGATCACTGTAATGCTAGACAaatgtttaatttttctttaaaattcacTCAGCGCTTAGGATTCTAAAttctgaaataaaaaatttaaaaagactaGTTGCTTAGAATTATTTCATTGAAGTGGTATTTTGTATTTTACAAACCACTTGAATAGTTATTCCAAAATTGTTGAACAACTCAAATTATTTATGTGATGCAGTGGGCCCCAAAcactatgagagagagagagagagagagagagagagaggaggaggaggaggaggacttGGCCCAAAATGACcttcaaaatggaaaaataattcAGCGTTttgtgggtatatcccacgtagTACCTGCTCGGCACATTTAGATCattcaatacacttttagactgttcagattgaaactctctctcctctcaccttaacactttctctcttcaaatcgaagccgtccaaaaatacaaTAGATGATTCGGATGCATCGAGTGAGTACCACATGATACCCAACAGCAACGAGCGGTCCTCGCTACAGGACCCGGAGTGCATCTAAGGATAGGAGCTTCTCTCCTCCAACTACTTGGGGAAAGAGTCCTTTGATTGGCGGTCAAACTAAGAATACATTTTCACGTACTCCTATAAGTTTTTAGTACAGTACTATTTTATTACACTTTGAACCTTAATAATAGGTCAGTGCACTATTTGTGGCATTTTCAACAAGTAAAACCACCTTTATACTTCACATGAAGACCCATTTCGGTTATGTTTAGATTTGATAAGAATGTatgggctcgtttggatgcgggattaAGTTTGGAGGTGTTATGTAATAAGGGGGGATTGGATAGTATGGGGTATTATTTAATAAGGGATGGCCCACATTGATatgatgtttatggagggggTATTAAATAGTAGGTAGTTTGGATAAGGTATTAGAGAAgggggattaaataatactttgtttggatggaggaCTAATATGGGGTATAAGAAAGGGCGATGATGTAAAAAGTTATTAaatgactcttttgcccttgtACAATATTAAATTTTcattaaattaaatataaaattacaaaattcaatgaaattaattaatttaataagtataaaaaattaaattttgtattgaagtgtttttttataaatttattttttttaagtgctCGTAATACCCTTCtttaatttatatttataatttACTTATATATGCATTTTAATTGATCGAGGGTGGGATGTATAATTAATAGCTCATGTGCATGTGTGCAGTGTGGTGCACACAATAATTTTCCTTCCCTTGTTCTTATCGAACCCAGGTCTCCTGACTCACCCATTGTTTTTACTTTGTATCaccggtgagagagagagagagagagagaagaagaagaagacgaagaagcaGCAGCCCTCCATTGTCTGCCACCGCTCGCCGCCTTTCACCTCCAATCTCGCCTTCTCTCCTTCGCCGGTCCTAGGTACTTagatcgtctctctctctctctctctctctctctctctctctctctctctctctgaattgagggttttcaaaatttggggtttGAAATTCGAAATTGGTGGTTATTACAATTTTTCAGTTGTGGTGGCGTTTTGTGGTGGCTCTGGTGGTTGTGGGGTGATATCCGATTGCTTGTGATCTGTGGTTTTGGTGAAGAATTGTGACAAGAAATGAGTTCCTCATGGTGGAAAAGGGGGGTGGAAAAGGGGGATTAGGAGGGGTAGATTCGTCCGAAAAAGAGGGAATTTGGGGGGATTCGACAGCAACTGGTGGAGGGTAGCCCATGGCTAACACCCCCTCAGCCGGTGTTAGCTGGTGTAGTGGAATCCTCTGATTAGAGAATACCCCCTCCCTTTTGGGATCCCAAACGGGGTATAAGGTGGGTCCTATGTGTTAAAAGGGTGGATAACATAACACCCCTTTacaataccccatccaaacaggccctataTGGAGTATTCTAAGCCCAACCCAACCaccaatcaatcaatcaatcggGCTATCAATTTAAGATCCAAATTTTAAGGGAGAGAGATTGTGATAATAAATCCTCACCATCCTTCCATTTAGAAGGAAGTAAACAACATactgatttttatttattttttattatagctCTCAAGTTAGGGAGAGAATGGGAGGTTTAAAACAATTAAGTGAAAAAGTCAATGCGAGTATATATAAATTATAATCGAAAGTCTACACCATATTATATgtggacacacacacacatatatataatcGAAAGTCTACACCATATTATATGtggacacacacacatatatatatatgcccaACAAATCTAGACACaataatttttggagttgtaTTCTAAATTTGTGTTTCTAACATTATTTAATTGTAAAACCatcaaagaaaatattattcCATTGCAATCAGACCGTTCATAGATAAATTGAATGCAGTTACCAAAACCCATTAGCTAAttaaaacgagagagagagagagagagagagagagagagagagagagagagagagagagagagagagagagagagagagagactgcatTAGTGAAAACTTATTATGCTGGTCTTCTATTGCACCTAGTCAACGCAGAGATACATCAATCCCACAGAAATGATCGACAGTTATCAAAACCCATTAAATAGCACTCGAGAGGAGGGAATCACCTTATCACGAACacacaacagagagagagagagagagagagagagagagagagagagagatggctgcCTCTACGTTTTCTTCCAGACCTCACATAGTTCTATTTCCATTCATGTCCAAAGGCCATACCATCCCACTTCTCGACCTTTCCCGACTCCTCCTCCATCGCAACATCACCGTCACTGTTTTCACTACCCCAGCAAACCGACCCTTCATCTCTGACTCTCTCTCCGGCACAGATGCCTTTATCGTCGAGCTTCCTTTCCCACAGAACATCGAAGGGGTACCCGCCGGGGTAGAGAGCACCGACAAGCTCCCTTCCATGTCCCACTTCGTCTCCTTCGCTACCGCCACAAAACTCATGCAACCCAACTTCGAAACAGTACTTAAGACTCTCCCCTGTATTACTAGCATCATATCCGACGGATTCCTATGGTGGACCCAACAATCTGCGGAAAAATTTGGAATTCCTCACCTTGTTTCTTACGGGATGAACAACTACTCATGGGCTATGTATGATGCCGTTAAGAAGAAAGGCCTACTTTCGGGACCCGAGCTAGATGATGAACCGTTCGTCGTGACCAACTTCCCGTGGATCAAGCTCACTAGGAACGACTTTGAGGAAAATTCTCGTGAGCCGAAGGGCCCTTACAAGGACTTCCTTACAGAGATTTTCATCGCAACCTCAAAAAGCTATGGTATAGTTAGCAACACTTTCTACGAACTCGAGGCATTATACGTAGAATATTGCAATCGCCGTGAGTCTGTACCCAAGTCGTGGTGTATAGGGCCCTTATGCTTGGCAGAACCGCTGATGACCAAACCTCCGTCCTACCAAAAGCCCACTTGGCTACAATGGCTCGACCAAAAACTAGCCGAGGGCAGTGGGGTTCTCTATGTCGCGTTTGGGACTCAAGCAGAGATATCTTCACAGCAGTTGCACGAAATAGCGATCGGTTTGGAGGAATCAAAAGTAAACTTTTTGTGGGTGACGAGGAAGATTGGGCCGGAACTTGACGATGGGTTTGAAGAGAGAGTGAAGGAGAGAGGGCTGGTGGTGAGAGAATGGGTTGACCAGAGGGCTATTCTAAGACACGAGAGTGTCCGAGGATTTCTGAGTCATTGTGGTTGGAACTCGGTGTTGGAGAGCATATGTGCCAAGGTTCCGATTCTGGCTTGGCCGATGATGGCGGAGCAGCACATTAATGCGCggatggtggtggaggagatCAAGGTGGGGTTGAGAGTTGAAACAAGCAATGGGTCGGTGAGGGGTTTTGTGAAGTGGAAGGGTTTGGAGAAGATGGTGAGAGAGCTGATGGAGGGTGAGATGGGGAAGGAGGTAAGGGAGAAGGTGAAGGAGTTTGGAGAAGCAGCGAAGAAGGCCATGGAGGAGGGAGGCTCGTCATGGCATTCATTGAACCAGCTCATTGGTGAGTTACAAGCTCTTTCGAGATAAATAAtccatttggattattttttttgtccttgttcaattttttttttgaatttattagttttttgtcaattttttgtgaaatattgCTTCGTGAtaatgagagaaatctaaaaaattaaaagttatgGTCTAAaccctttttttaataaagactaATAGTATAAGTcaataagcaaaacaaattcgtccttattcaaaaacatttggattttgatgtctaagtttttaactttttagatttctctcgtcatgatgaCAAAATAATCCGCAAAAAATCgacgcaaaattaataaatgtgaaaaaaatatgaataatgacaaaaaaaaataaacgtcGTCGACTTTACTTATGTAGCTAGCCAAAACAGGCATTGTTGTGGGATGCTTGTGATGGAAAGTCGGGGGAACAAAGAAGAAAGTGAAGTTCTAAGGTGGATGTATTGGGTGTTGTTTGGTCGTTATTTATTGGAGAGTTATTTAACTAGTGGTTTCTTTGTGTGTGAGAGCAAAAAAGAGAACTGCTCTTTGTAATTTTCTGTGACAGTGTCAAATATATCATGTTTGAGTTGTGTGTGTAGTCTTTATATCCTATTATTATGTACAAGTGTCTTTCTTGGCGGATCACGGGATCATCGATTAATAGTAGAGACATGTATATTAAAAGACAGAAACTGATTTTGGCGCTTCAACTTTTATTGATGGTGCTCCATTTTTCACGtcaaaagtggagcgccatcagtaaaaaatgaAGTGCGAATATCAAAATCCTAATAGACTTGCAAGAACAAAGCTAGGTTGAGATCCATATGCAAAATGCCGTACAAGCTGAGGCTAAAAGTCATTCTCATGACCACTTGAAAAATAACAATGTTCTCAATTATTACGAAGTGAGAGATCTGATGAGAAGCTAACATAAACTGCTCaatcaaaaattaatcaaaaggaacaacaacaaaaaaagagaagaaaaaaaacactaaaagatAGTTGGTAGAGATCCGTAGATCCATCATCACTAAAGCCTTCACTTGTTCATGCCAGTTGCATTCTTGACAGCATCAGCTGCTCCTTGTGCTTTAGCCTTCGCTTGCTCACCCGTCTATGCAATAATAACAATTAGATACTTGGAATAAAGATTCTTGCTTAATTAAATGAACACTATGATTTTCATCcgactttgtttttttcttgttctatAAATAAGAATTTTATTGCCTGAGTAATTAAGATTATTGACGATGAAACTCAAAACACGTCCAAAGGCAACACCTTAAACTCATTTTATCTTCTTTCATATACATGAGAGCGCTAACTGCGTTTTTGGTATCAAAGGTTTTAAAAACTTTGCATTTGATCTTTTGGATGAACCATCTTGTACAAATTAACTAAACTACAAAAACTGAAAATTACAAATTCGAAATTATTGCAGAAAAAAAGATTACATATATATAGCTAGGCAGCATTTTTTATACCCAAGGTTTTAAAAACTTTGCATTTGATCATTTGGACGAACCCAGGGTTGACTCTGCATTTGTGAGGTCTAAAGTGAACTTTTTTAAATGGGGCCCTGAGTTTACTTTGCATAGTTAAAGATACTTGTGAAAAAAACTTCATATGAAGTCATTACAATTACTCCGTATTTGAGAGCGTAAGAACCCAAAGTCGATAACCATTACAATCATTCGATTTTTATGTAGGCCTAATTACTATATGGACCTATATATAAAATCAGAGGCCCTCAAAATTGGTATCAAAAAATCAGGGCTTAAAGCAGTGGCTTTACGCATTTTAGTTTTAGCTCAAAGCCGGCCCTGGACGAACCATCTTGTACAAATTGACATAActacaaaaactaaaagaaaatacGAATTCAAAATTATtgcagaaaaaaaattgttgcaaaaaaaaaaaaaaaaaaaaaagaactagaaCCTCTTGCATAGTTTCCTTGCAAGATTGGGCAGCATTGCTAGCCTTGTCCATCATTTGGTTGCCCTTTTCctgcaacaaaaaaataacaattataATCACCATCATTagaaaatttagaaaattcaaaattgcaaAATAAGTAAAGTAAAGCAACGCTAATTAACTCACCTGGGCTTGGCCCTTGGCCTGGCCAGCTTGGTAACTTGCGTTTTGAGAATTGTCCATTGCTTAATTCAGCTTCTTTGAGTACGAACAATATTTTCTAAGTATGGCTCCAACTCGAATTTCTTGTTGTAGATTGTTTTTGAGTTGCccaaaaatttatagattttgaAAACAACCCAATTGTCGACACGTGGAAAATAATCTGACAGGTATCATCACTTGCTGAAATTTTGGTAATTCCCATTGCCTATTGACGAGGAGTAGTTTTGAAGATCCATAATTCAAGGAGTAAACCAGTTCAAAGGTACGTGGTTGAGAATTTAGATTTTAAAGGAGGTGAGAAAAATTCTTCAATTGTAAAGAATCAACTAAAATAAGGAAATATTTAAATGCATCGCAGGGAACAAATCTGTTAGTTGATGAATCCATTGGCACAAATAATTCAAGGTTTGTATGAAAATTTAACGAGctataaaaataaattcaaatttaatttgtttgtttatttggtgAGTATACCTCAAATGAACATTAATAGATCCTATGtcaagtagcttgaatttttaaaCTGAACGAGCCGAATAGTAACTTATTTGAGCTaggtttaaattaagacttaaggAGCTTTAAAATTTGAACAGGGAATTCAAAAATAGTGAAGCTCTTTTTATTTGATGAGATTGAGAGAATACAATCTTAAACTCAAGTAGCTTATAGTTCGTTATTTAGGCGTGTCTTGTAGGGACGCGTCTTTGTATTTTATTTACTACtaccttttttgttgttttttattttattttttaaagggtaCCTTTTTCTCGttgatctttcttttctttttctttttttttttgatccgccctTTTTCTCGTTGATCGACCTACTCTTTTTGTGATGTAGTGCCATGTCATTTTTGGCCACCCAAGTATGTTAAAAATTTGTAAGGTGAGAATCTCATGCGGTTGCAAATTACTTGATAcacactcaaaaaataaaacagatgACTTTCGGCCCATTTGATGACCGATTTGGCAACATTAATTCTaggggaattgatattcgcgctttAAAATTTACTACAGACGCtccatctttttgtttttatactgtgatgttaccagcaacatcacagtgtaaaaataaaatatacactAATGTTGCCAAcaacatcacagtataaaaacaaaaaggtggagcgcctgcagtaaatcttggagcgcgaaaatcagttccctaATTCTAGTTATATACACCGTCggtaaaaacatttgtttcctccaaatcaattacattgcgcccCGGTTGCCATGTTCTTTAATTGGGACAGTTGTGTTTGACGATGTgacacaatataattgatttggagaaaattaaTATTTACACCGCTTTTATTCTCTTTAAACTAAGCAATGAAATCCTTGCACCACCACTTGTCTTGTAATTCAAGTCAAATAGTTTATTTACCGGATTTAGCCCTCCACCACCATCCTCCCTGGACAATAATTGGTTTAACTTGGGAATTAATAGGACTCAAATCTCCTTATTGTTAATGCAAATTTCGCATAAcattgcaaaaacaaaatttattcTTGATATATGATGTTTACATATATAATAAAAAGTGTGACCAAAGAATTGGTTAAATTTGCATGTATTCGTGATTCGCTAGGGAAATAATGTTTGCACTCCCTAACATAAGTGAGAagaattattcaatgccccatTAGTGCCGCAGACCCTTTTATGATGTGGGACTCGAGACTAAGAGATGAGTGCCGCATTGCCAAGAACACCACGTGACGGTACCCCTTCCTCCATAACTcgagataaataaaaaataaaaaataaaaaagctttAAAAGAATCAGTTATGCAGCCCATTGGCAACGGAATGCCCTTCCCCTGGGCTTGGACCCGAATCCTTGATACCccggagagagagaatttctgCATAGTGACGGCCATTTCCTTCTGGACAAGGGGGTGAATTCGTCTTTTCATGGCGTCGATGGTGATTCGGAACGTTCATCTGGCGGGCTTGAATTGAGGTAAATAGCTGGGTCAAGTATAAAGAAAGAACTAGCAGAAAAACAAGATGGATGGTTTTTCTGGCCATTAATAATGCGGACGCTTTTACTTCTTGAAAAGatatctgagagagagagagagagagagagagagagagagagagagagagagctatggTTACATGGTGCTTAAATTTGTGTTCTGTATTTATAGTGTAAGATGGAAGTAGTACTGCCCAGTTTGATCACGCATGAGAGATTCAGAACAACGTGCATATTACGAAGCAAGGGAGGAAAattcatggagagagagagagagagagagagagagagagagagagagagagagagaaacgtggaGCGAATTTTGGAGAACAATGTTGAAGAGTAACATGGCGAAGAGCAGTAAAGTTGGAATTTGTGGATTCCCGTTTGCATTGTCTATT
This DNA window, taken from Rhododendron vialii isolate Sample 1 chromosome 8a, ASM3025357v1, encodes the following:
- the LOC131298906 gene encoding UDP-glycosyltransferase 90A1-like, translating into MAASTFSSRPHIVLFPFMSKGHTIPLLDLSRLLLHRNITVTVFTTPANRPFISDSLSGTDAFIVELPFPQNIEGVPAGVESTDKLPSMSHFVSFATATKLMQPNFETVLKTLPCITSIISDGFLWWTQQSAEKFGIPHLVSYGMNNYSWAMYDAVKKKGLLSGPELDDEPFVVTNFPWIKLTRNDFEENSREPKGPYKDFLTEIFIATSKSYGIVSNTFYELEALYVEYCNRRESVPKSWCIGPLCLAEPLMTKPPSYQKPTWLQWLDQKLAEGSGVLYVAFGTQAEISSQQLHEIAIGLEESKVNFLWVTRKIGPELDDGFEERVKERGLVVREWVDQRAILRHESVRGFLSHCGWNSVLESICAKVPILAWPMMAEQHINARMVVEEIKVGLRVETSNGSVRGFVKWKGLEKMVRELMEGEMGKEVREKVKEFGEAAKKAMEEGGSSWHSLNQLIGELQALSR
- the LOC131298907 gene encoding stress-induced protein KIN2-like, whose product is MDNSQNASYQAGQAKGQAQEKGNQMMDKASNAAQSCKETMQETGEQAKAKAQGAADAVKNATGMNK